The following coding sequences are from one Streptomyces dengpaensis window:
- the cobA gene encoding uroporphyrinogen-III C-methyltransferase: MAEHPAYPVGLRLTGRRVVVLGGGQVAQRRLPALIAAGADIHLVSPQATPSVEAMADAGEITWTKRPYEDGDLADAWYALIATSDPTANTAASAEAERHRVWCVRSDDADAATAWTPATGHSAGVTVAVLTTEAKGRDPRHTAAIRDAVVEGLRDGTLVAPHHRTRTPGVALVGGGPGDPDLITVRGRRLLAEADVVIADRLGPRDLLAELPPHVEVIDAAKIPYGRYMAQEAINNALIEHAKQGKSVVRLKGGDPFVFGRGMEEALALAEAGIACTVVPGISSSISVPGAAGIPVTHRGVAHEFTVVSGHVAPDDERSLVDWASLAKLRGTLVVLMGVDKIGKIAETLVAHGKPADTPVALVQEGTTAAQRRVDATLATVAETVRTEDVKPPAVIVIGEVVNVGPGLHK; encoded by the coding sequence ATGGCCGAACACCCCGCCTACCCCGTAGGCCTCCGCCTCACCGGCCGCCGCGTGGTCGTCCTCGGCGGCGGCCAGGTGGCCCAACGCCGCCTCCCGGCGCTCATCGCGGCAGGCGCGGACATCCACCTCGTATCCCCGCAGGCGACCCCGTCCGTCGAGGCGATGGCCGACGCGGGCGAGATCACCTGGACGAAGCGCCCGTACGAGGACGGCGACCTCGCCGACGCCTGGTACGCGCTGATCGCCACCAGTGACCCCACGGCGAATACCGCGGCCTCCGCCGAGGCGGAGCGGCACCGCGTCTGGTGCGTCCGCTCCGACGACGCCGACGCGGCGACCGCCTGGACCCCGGCCACGGGCCACAGCGCGGGCGTGACGGTGGCGGTCCTCACGACGGAGGCCAAGGGCCGCGACCCCCGCCACACCGCCGCGATCCGTGACGCCGTGGTGGAGGGCCTCCGCGACGGCACCCTGGTGGCGCCGCACCACCGCACCCGCACGCCGGGCGTCGCCCTGGTCGGCGGCGGCCCCGGCGACCCGGACCTGATCACCGTCCGCGGCCGCCGTCTGCTCGCCGAGGCCGACGTGGTCATCGCGGACCGCCTCGGCCCGCGCGATCTGCTCGCCGAACTCCCGCCGCACGTCGAGGTGATCGACGCGGCGAAGATCCCGTACGGCCGTTACATGGCCCAGGAGGCCATCAACAACGCGCTGATCGAGCACGCGAAGCAGGGCAAGTCCGTCGTACGACTCAAGGGCGGTGACCCGTTCGTCTTCGGCCGCGGCATGGAGGAGGCCCTGGCGCTCGCCGAGGCGGGCATCGCCTGCACGGTCGTCCCCGGCATCTCCAGCTCGATCTCGGTGCCGGGCGCGGCCGGCATCCCGGTCACCCACCGGGGTGTCGCGCATGAGTTCACCGTGGTCAGCGGGCATGTCGCGCCCGACGACGAACGGTCACTCGTCGACTGGGCGTCCCTGGCGAAGCTGCGGGGCACGCTCGTCGTCCTCATGGGCGTCGACAAGATCGGCAAGATCGCCGAAACCCTCGTCGCGCACGGAAAGCCGGCCGACACCCCCGTGGCCCTCGTCCAGGAGGGCACGACCGCCGCGCAGCGCCGCGTCGATGCGACCCTGGCGACGGTCGCCGAGACCGTACGCACCGAGGACGTGAAGCCCCCGGCGGTGATCGTCATCGGCGAGGTCGTGAACGTAGGCCCCGGACTTCACAAGTAA
- the cobT gene encoding nicotinate-nucleotide--dimethylbenzimidazole phosphoribosyltransferase, which yields MTDTGQVPGEGLPENAGMVEQPGVTAPGAYTFLDPSENPAEDDDLLLMPGAQGAWGNEVPPPAPVPFVHEPGPHEPGPHETAGRDSGSVDLGAVRMPSPAPAPQPTPPRRPLHLGPPTPDGSSSPVRSLADRGPAGAPVSPAPVAPAPAAAPVTPVRHAGPPTVGPEYLDVSQFGETPPQGAVPWGAPPVASEAAGAETVVPEAGQTPAPVMAHEVPGAAEAPRGAEAAPVEAAQAGVAEVQPPVHAVQVAEGSFAPQGAPQGPAEAQAPEAVPALDGSLDPRAAHAGQTADATPLPAASAAPEAPATPEFPHALHAADATEFPGHAGGDVHVHVSAHEAAPARIPADGEHFTPAQAAHDAPQQIADPAAVAPAAVDQIAVAPAAYGADGAAAAEPEAQVPAQAHQFGNPGVHIPESAAQFADARSHAEAAPPLAEHAPHVRAPAQAALTVDADASYGGVVPGLEAFPAQQFADPAAFAATDAAEESHGVPVGVTAHAEAPQASVGGSHGEQHFPGAGDAAGASGLPGAPVESHADHSLGQFVPVEGTVPTTPHLAPTPPHAMTVPPLPVEEQPTAEEPAEEAIAMAPAPAEEIVDQNADQITEQLTEQLTEQVTEEPAEEPAERSSETAAQSPAAEAEPIAPPVVPAPREPEAETETPLVPEPPAAAPEPVVAQQADDLDTQGADQEESTAAVEDVRESTGPAAPGYGDAEREAVLRVMRERRDIRNGFRSDPIPHDVLLRVLEAAHTAPSVGHSQPWDFVVIRSAETRRSMHELATRQREAYAKSLPKGRAKQFKELKIEAILDTPVNIVVTADPTRGGRHTLGRHTQPQMAPYSSALAVENLWLAARAEGLGVGWVSFFDEREMVRALGLPEHLEVVAYLCVGYVDEFPDEPELMQAGWSKRRPLSWVVHEETYGRRALPGEEPHDLLAETVSNIRPLDAKALGEAWERQKRMTKPAGALGMLEIISAQLSGLSRMCPPPIPEPAAVAIFAGDHGVHAQGVTPWPQEVTAQMVANFLGGGAVCNAFANQVGAEVCVVDVGVASDLPATPGLLPRKVRAGTADMTTGPALTREDVIAAIEVGIETARDLVAAGNKALLTGEMGIANTTASAALISVFTGTDPSEVTGRGTGINDETLARKTEVVRRAIELHQPDPADPIGVLAAIGGLEHAAMVGLLLGGASLRTPVILDGVSAGAAALVARAIAPEALAACIAGHRSAEPGHVAALNKLGLRPLVDLDLRLGEGTGALLALPVVQSAARAMHEVATFDSAGVTEK from the coding sequence ATGACCGACACCGGCCAGGTCCCGGGCGAGGGACTGCCGGAGAACGCAGGCATGGTGGAGCAGCCGGGCGTCACCGCGCCGGGCGCGTACACCTTCCTCGACCCCTCCGAGAACCCCGCCGAAGACGACGACCTGCTCCTGATGCCCGGAGCGCAGGGCGCGTGGGGCAACGAGGTGCCGCCGCCTGCCCCGGTGCCGTTCGTCCACGAGCCGGGTCCGCACGAGCCGGGTCCGCACGAGACGGCCGGGCGCGACAGCGGCTCCGTCGACCTCGGCGCTGTCCGCATGCCGAGTCCCGCGCCCGCCCCGCAGCCGACGCCGCCACGCCGCCCGCTGCACCTGGGCCCGCCGACGCCCGACGGTTCGTCGAGCCCGGTGCGCTCGCTGGCCGACCGCGGCCCGGCGGGCGCGCCGGTGAGCCCCGCTCCCGTCGCCCCGGCGCCCGCGGCCGCTCCCGTAACTCCCGTACGGCACGCGGGTCCGCCGACGGTCGGGCCCGAGTACCTCGATGTCTCGCAGTTCGGCGAGACCCCGCCGCAGGGCGCGGTGCCGTGGGGCGCTCCGCCGGTCGCCTCCGAGGCGGCGGGCGCAGAAACGGTCGTCCCGGAGGCCGGGCAGACGCCTGCGCCCGTGATGGCCCACGAGGTCCCGGGTGCCGCTGAGGCGCCGCGGGGCGCGGAGGCCGCTCCGGTGGAGGCGGCCCAGGCGGGGGTCGCCGAGGTCCAGCCGCCCGTGCACGCGGTCCAGGTCGCGGAGGGTTCGTTCGCCCCGCAGGGCGCCCCCCAGGGCCCCGCGGAAGCGCAGGCTCCCGAGGCCGTGCCCGCCCTGGACGGCTCGCTCGACCCGCGGGCCGCGCATGCCGGACAGACTGCGGACGCGACGCCCTTGCCTGCGGCGTCGGCGGCACCGGAAGCACCGGCGACCCCGGAGTTTCCCCACGCCCTCCACGCGGCCGACGCCACCGAGTTCCCCGGACACGCAGGCGGCGACGTCCACGTCCACGTATCCGCGCACGAGGCCGCACCGGCGCGGATCCCGGCGGACGGCGAGCACTTCACGCCCGCTCAGGCGGCGCACGACGCCCCGCAGCAGATCGCCGACCCGGCTGCCGTCGCCCCGGCCGCCGTCGACCAGATCGCCGTCGCCCCGGCCGCCTACGGAGCCGATGGAGCAGCCGCGGCCGAGCCCGAGGCCCAGGTCCCCGCCCAGGCCCACCAGTTCGGGAACCCCGGTGTCCATATCCCGGAATCTGCCGCCCAGTTCGCGGACGCGCGATCTCACGCGGAGGCCGCGCCGCCGCTCGCGGAGCACGCGCCGCACGTTCGCGCCCCCGCGCAGGCAGCGCTCACTGTGGACGCGGACGCCTCGTACGGCGGTGTGGTCCCCGGCCTGGAAGCCTTCCCGGCCCAGCAGTTCGCGGATCCGGCCGCCTTCGCCGCGACCGACGCCGCCGAGGAGTCGCACGGAGTGCCGGTTGGGGTGACCGCCCACGCGGAGGCCCCCCAGGCGTCCGTGGGCGGGTCCCACGGCGAGCAGCACTTCCCCGGTGCCGGGGACGCGGCAGGTGCGTCCGGGCTCCCAGGCGCTCCTGTGGAGTCTCACGCGGACCACAGCCTCGGCCAGTTCGTCCCCGTGGAGGGCACGGTGCCGACGACTCCGCACCTGGCCCCGACCCCGCCGCACGCCATGACCGTGCCGCCCCTCCCCGTTGAGGAGCAGCCCACGGCCGAGGAGCCCGCGGAGGAGGCGATCGCGATGGCGCCCGCCCCCGCCGAGGAGATCGTCGACCAGAACGCGGACCAGATCACCGAGCAGCTCACCGAGCAGCTCACCGAGCAGGTCACCGAGGAGCCCGCAGAGGAGCCCGCCGAGCGATCCTCGGAAACTGCCGCGCAGAGCCCCGCCGCCGAAGCGGAGCCGATCGCTCCGCCCGTCGTACCGGCGCCCCGCGAACCCGAAGCCGAAACCGAGACACCCCTCGTGCCGGAGCCGCCCGCCGCGGCCCCGGAGCCCGTAGTCGCACAGCAAGCGGATGACCTGGACACCCAGGGCGCCGACCAGGAAGAGAGCACGGCCGCAGTGGAAGACGTACGAGAGTCCACCGGCCCGGCGGCACCCGGATACGGCGACGCCGAGCGCGAGGCCGTGCTGCGCGTGATGCGCGAGCGCCGCGACATCCGCAACGGCTTCCGCAGCGACCCGATCCCGCACGACGTCCTGCTCCGCGTGCTGGAGGCCGCGCACACCGCGCCGTCCGTCGGCCACTCCCAGCCCTGGGACTTCGTCGTCATCCGCTCCGCCGAGACCCGGCGGTCGATGCACGAACTGGCGACCCGTCAGCGCGAGGCGTACGCGAAGTCGCTGCCCAAGGGCCGTGCGAAGCAGTTCAAGGAACTGAAGATCGAGGCCATCCTCGACACCCCGGTGAACATCGTCGTCACCGCCGACCCGACCCGCGGCGGCCGCCACACCCTGGGCCGTCACACCCAGCCGCAGATGGCCCCGTACTCCTCCGCGCTCGCGGTCGAGAACCTGTGGCTCGCGGCCCGCGCCGAGGGCCTCGGCGTCGGCTGGGTCAGCTTCTTCGACGAGCGCGAGATGGTCCGCGCCCTCGGCCTCCCCGAGCACCTCGAAGTGGTGGCGTACCTCTGCGTCGGCTACGTCGACGAGTTCCCGGACGAGCCCGAGCTGATGCAGGCCGGCTGGTCCAAGCGCCGCCCGCTGTCCTGGGTCGTGCACGAGGAGACGTACGGCCGTCGCGCCCTGCCCGGCGAGGAGCCGCACGACCTGCTCGCCGAGACGGTCTCCAACATCCGCCCGCTCGACGCCAAGGCGCTCGGCGAGGCGTGGGAGCGCCAGAAGCGGATGACCAAGCCCGCAGGTGCGCTCGGCATGCTGGAGATCATCTCCGCACAGCTGTCGGGCCTGTCCCGGATGTGCCCGCCGCCGATCCCGGAGCCGGCCGCCGTCGCGATCTTCGCGGGCGACCACGGCGTGCATGCCCAGGGCGTCACCCCCTGGCCGCAGGAGGTCACCGCCCAGATGGTGGCCAACTTCCTCGGCGGCGGCGCGGTCTGCAACGCCTTCGCCAACCAGGTGGGCGCCGAGGTCTGCGTCGTCGACGTGGGTGTCGCCTCCGACCTCCCCGCGACCCCGGGTCTTCTGCCGCGCAAGGTCCGCGCGGGCACCGCCGACATGACGACGGGCCCCGCGCTGACCCGCGAGGACGTCATCGCGGCGATCGAGGTGGGCATCGAGACCGCCCGCGACCTGGTGGCGGCGGGCAACAAGGCGCTGCTGACCGGCGAAATGGGCATCGCCAACACGACGGCGTCCGCTGCCCTGATCTCGGTCTTCACGGGCACCGACCCGTCCGAGGTGACGGGCCGGGGCACCGGCATCAACGACGAGACCCTGGCCCGCAAGACCGAGGTCGTACGCCGCGCCATCGAACTCCACCAGCCGGACCCCGCCGACCCCATCGGCGTCCTCGCGGCCATCGGCGGCCTCGAACACGCCGCCATGGTCGGCCTCCTCCTCGGCGGCGCCTCCCTCCGTACGCCGGTGATCCTGGACGGCGTCAGCGCCGGCGCCGCCGCCCTCGTGGCCCGCGCTATCGCCCCCGAGGCCCTCGCGGCCTGCATCGCGGGCCACCGCAGTGCCGAGCCCGGCCACGTGGCCGCCCTGAACAAGCTGGGCCTGCGCCCGCTGGTCGACCTGGACCTCCGCCTGGGCGAGGGCACGGGCGCGTTGCTGGCACTCCCGGTCGTGCAGAGCGCGGCGAGGGCGATGCACGAGGTGGCGACCTTCGATTCGGCAGGGGTGACCGAGAAGTAA
- a CDS encoding methionine ABC transporter permease, which yields MTWSEMQPLLSQACWDTFYMVGWSTLIAIVGGLPLGVLLVLTDRGGLLQNVVANKVIGQIVNIARSMPFIILMVALMSFTRSITGTTIGREAAIVPLAIGAIPFFARLVETAVREVDGGLVEAVQSMGGNIWTVVRKVLVPESMPSLISSATTTVVALIGYSAMAGTVGAGGLGDIAIRYGYQRFETGLMWITVAVLAVVISVIQFAGDYAARGLHRRGGHSGAAPKLRLLKAKTPTGEGVTPTAEVATAEVSKVS from the coding sequence GTGACCTGGTCCGAGATGCAGCCGCTGCTGTCCCAGGCGTGTTGGGACACGTTCTACATGGTCGGCTGGTCCACCCTCATCGCGATCGTCGGCGGTCTGCCTCTCGGCGTCCTGCTCGTCCTCACCGACCGCGGCGGACTCCTCCAGAACGTCGTCGCGAACAAGGTCATCGGCCAGATCGTGAACATCGCCCGCTCGATGCCGTTCATCATCCTGATGGTCGCGCTGATGAGCTTCACGCGCTCGATCACGGGAACCACGATCGGGCGCGAGGCGGCGATCGTGCCGCTCGCCATCGGCGCGATCCCGTTCTTCGCGCGACTCGTCGAGACGGCTGTCCGCGAAGTGGACGGCGGACTCGTCGAGGCCGTGCAGTCGATGGGCGGCAACATCTGGACCGTCGTCCGCAAGGTCCTCGTACCGGAGTCCATGCCGTCGCTGATCTCCTCCGCGACCACCACCGTCGTCGCCCTCATCGGGTACTCGGCGATGGCCGGCACGGTCGGCGCCGGCGGCCTCGGCGACATCGCGATCCGCTATGGCTACCAGCGCTTCGAGACCGGACTCATGTGGATCACCGTGGCGGTTCTCGCCGTGGTCATCTCCGTCATCCAGTTCGCCGGCGACTACGCCGCCCGCGGCCTGCACCGGCGCGGCGGGCACTCCGGTGCCGCGCCCAAGCTGCGGCTGCTCAAGGCGAAGACGCCCACCGGTGAGGGCGTGACGCCCACCGCCGAGGTCGCGACGGCTGAGGTCTCCAAGGTCTCCTGA
- the cbiE gene encoding precorrin-6y C5,15-methyltransferase (decarboxylating) subunit CbiE, with amino-acid sequence MADRVTVIGWDGSPLTAAARSALGAATLVAGAGHHLALPEVPAAAERIRLGSVALAARRIANHRGTAVVLADGDPGFFGVVRTLRGPEFGLEVEVVPAVSSVAAAFARAGMPWDDAQVVVAHARTLRRAVNVCRAHTKVAVLTSPGAGPAELGLLLEGVHRTFVICEELGTARERVTILTSDKVADHTWRDPNVVIVIGGFVAAAEGGGWTAGRDPGSGPRGWALPAEAYGGALGEGETDLLRAAQLARLGPRVGDLVWDIGSGSGAFATEAARTGAAVLAVDRNPGSCARTEDSARRFGVQMQIVQGTAPHVLENLPEPDVVRVGGGGAAVVSAVADRRPQRIVTHAATRDAAELIGRDLTEHGYQVECALIQSVELDTRAWTEKERSVAFLIAGRLPDRAP; translated from the coding sequence ATGGCCGACCGGGTCACGGTGATCGGCTGGGACGGCTCGCCGCTGACTGCCGCGGCGCGCTCGGCGCTCGGTGCCGCCACGCTGGTGGCCGGCGCGGGCCACCACCTCGCGCTCCCCGAGGTGCCCGCGGCCGCCGAACGCATCCGCCTCGGCAGCGTCGCCCTCGCCGCCCGCCGGATCGCGAACCACCGGGGCACCGCCGTCGTCCTCGCCGACGGTGACCCGGGCTTCTTCGGAGTCGTACGTACCCTGCGAGGCCCCGAGTTCGGCCTGGAGGTCGAAGTCGTGCCCGCCGTCTCCTCGGTGGCCGCCGCCTTCGCCCGCGCCGGAATGCCCTGGGACGACGCACAGGTGGTCGTCGCACATGCCCGCACCCTGCGACGCGCGGTGAATGTATGTCGCGCCCACACTAAGGTCGCTGTCCTCACCTCTCCCGGCGCCGGCCCCGCCGAACTCGGTCTGCTCCTCGAAGGAGTGCACCGCACCTTCGTCATCTGCGAGGAACTCGGCACCGCCCGCGAACGCGTCACGATCCTCACCTCCGACAAGGTCGCCGACCACACCTGGCGCGACCCCAACGTCGTCATCGTCATCGGCGGCTTCGTGGCCGCGGCCGAGGGCGGCGGCTGGACCGCCGGTCGCGACCCCGGCAGCGGACCGCGCGGCTGGGCGCTGCCCGCCGAGGCGTACGGAGGTGCGCTCGGCGAAGGCGAAACGGATCTGCTGCGCGCCGCCCAACTCGCCCGCCTGGGCCCGCGCGTCGGCGACCTCGTCTGGGACATCGGCTCCGGCAGCGGCGCCTTCGCCACGGAGGCCGCGCGCACCGGCGCCGCCGTCCTCGCGGTCGACCGCAACCCGGGCTCCTGCGCCCGCACCGAGGACTCCGCGCGCCGCTTCGGCGTCCAGATGCAGATCGTGCAGGGCACCGCGCCGCATGTCCTGGAGAACCTTCCCGAGCCCGACGTCGTACGCGTCGGGGGCGGGGGAGCGGCGGTGGTCTCGGCCGTCGCCGACCGCCGTCCGCAGCGCATCGTGACGCACGCCGCGACCCGCGACGCGGCCGAACTCATCGGCCGGGACCTGACGGAGCACGGCTACCAGGTCGAGTGCGCCCTCATCCAGTCCGTCGAACTCGACACGAGGGCCTGGACGGAGAAGGAACGGAGCGTTGCGTTCCTCATCGCCGGACGCCTGCCTGATCGCGCCCCGTGA
- a CDS encoding methionine ABC transporter ATP-binding protein, whose protein sequence is MITTTGLTKVYRSRGREVTALDGVDLHVREGEVYGVIGQSGAGKSSLIRCVNLLERPTSGTITVAGQDLTALAGRGPRAGKELRKARSHIGMVFQHFNLLSSRTVQDNVELPLEILGVSGKERSRKALELLDLVGLSDKAKAYPAQLSGGQKQRVGIARALAGDPKVLLSDEATSALDPETTRSILQLLRDLNRQLGLTVLLITHEMDVVKTICDSAALMEKGRIVESGTVSELLATPGSELASALFPVSGDASGDDRTVIDVTFHGEAATQPVISQLSRTYNIDISILGAAMDTVAGKQVGRMRIELPGRYEENVVPIGFLREQGLQIDVQGQEPVLVKDGAK, encoded by the coding sequence GTGATCACGACAACGGGCCTCACCAAGGTCTACCGCTCGCGCGGCCGCGAGGTCACCGCCCTCGACGGCGTCGATCTGCACGTCCGCGAAGGCGAGGTGTACGGCGTCATCGGCCAGTCCGGCGCCGGCAAGTCCTCGCTCATCCGCTGCGTCAACCTCCTGGAGCGTCCCACCTCCGGAACGATCACCGTCGCCGGGCAGGATCTCACCGCTCTGGCCGGCCGCGGACCCCGCGCGGGCAAGGAACTGCGCAAGGCGCGCAGCCACATCGGCATGGTCTTCCAGCACTTCAACCTGCTGTCCTCGCGCACCGTCCAGGACAACGTCGAGCTGCCGCTCGAGATCCTCGGCGTCTCCGGCAAGGAGCGCTCCCGCAAGGCGCTCGAACTGCTCGACCTGGTCGGCCTCTCCGACAAGGCGAAGGCCTACCCCGCGCAGCTCTCCGGCGGTCAGAAGCAGCGTGTCGGCATCGCCCGCGCCCTCGCCGGTGACCCGAAGGTGCTGCTCTCCGACGAGGCGACCAGCGCCCTCGACCCGGAGACCACCCGCTCCATCCTCCAGCTGCTGCGCGACCTGAACCGGCAGCTGGGACTGACGGTCCTGCTCATCACCCACGAGATGGACGTCGTCAAGACCATCTGCGACTCGGCCGCGCTCATGGAGAAGGGCCGCATCGTCGAGTCCGGCACCGTCAGCGAACTGCTCGCCACGCCCGGCTCCGAGCTGGCCTCCGCGCTCTTCCCGGTCAGTGGCGACGCTTCCGGCGACGACCGCACCGTCATCGACGTGACCTTCCACGGGGAGGCGGCGACCCAGCCCGTCATCTCGCAGCTCTCGCGCACGTACAACATCGACATCTCGATCCTCGGCGCCGCGATGGACACCGTCGCCGGCAAGCAGGTCGGCCGGATGCGCATCGAACTGCCCGGCCGTTACGAGGAGAACGTGGTGCCGATCGGCTTCCTGCGCGAGCAGGGCCTGCAGATCGATGTCCAGGGCCAGGAGCCCGTTCTGGTGAAGGATGGTGCCAAGTGA
- a CDS encoding TrmH family RNA methyltransferase, with product MADLITIENPDDPRLRDYTGLTDVELRRKREPAEGLFIAEGEKVIRRAKDAGYEMRSMLLSAKWVDVMRDVIDELPAPVYAVSPELAEQVTGYHVHRGALASMQRKPLPAAEELLRSARRVVVMESVNDHTNIGAIFRSAAALGMDAVLLSPDCADPLYRRSVKVSMGAVFSVPYARLDTWPKGLESVRDAGFTLLALTPDEKAKSLDEAAPHRMDRVALMLGAEGDGLSTKALMAADEWVRIPMAHGVDSLNVGAAAAVAFYAVTTGRPQG from the coding sequence GTGGCCGATCTCATCACCATTGAGAACCCCGACGACCCGCGTCTGCGCGACTACACGGGCCTGACCGACGTGGAGTTGCGCCGCAAGCGCGAACCCGCCGAGGGCCTGTTCATCGCCGAGGGCGAGAAGGTCATCAGACGGGCCAAGGACGCCGGGTACGAGATGCGCTCGATGCTGCTCTCCGCCAAGTGGGTCGACGTCATGCGCGACGTCATCGACGAACTCCCGGCCCCGGTGTACGCCGTCAGCCCGGAGCTGGCCGAGCAGGTCACCGGCTATCACGTGCACCGCGGTGCGCTCGCCTCCATGCAGCGCAAGCCGCTGCCGGCGGCGGAGGAACTCCTGCGGTCCGCGCGCCGGGTGGTCGTCATGGAGTCGGTCAACGACCACACCAACATCGGCGCGATCTTCCGCTCGGCCGCCGCCCTCGGCATGGACGCGGTCCTGCTCTCCCCGGACTGCGCCGACCCGCTTTACCGCCGGTCCGTGAAGGTCTCCATGGGCGCGGTCTTCTCGGTCCCGTACGCGCGTCTCGACACCTGGCCCAAGGGCCTGGAGTCGGTCCGCGACGCCGGCTTCACGCTGCTCGCCCTCACGCCGGACGAGAAGGCGAAGTCCCTCGACGAGGCCGCCCCGCACCGTATGGACCGCGTCGCGCTGATGCTCGGCGCGGAGGGCGACGGCCTCTCCACGAAGGCCCTGATGGCGGCGGACGAATGGGTCCGCATCCCCATGGCCCACGGCGTCGACTCCCTCAATGTAGGCGCGGCGGCCGCGGTGGCCTTCTACGCGGTGACCACGGGGCGCCCGCAGGGCTAG
- a CDS encoding MetQ/NlpA family ABC transporter substrate-binding protein produces MRNTAKITTAVLAAGALTFGLTACGSDKDSASSDTSGPLIVAASPVPHAEILTYVKDNLAKTEGLDLEVREFTDYVTPNTATEDGSVGANYFQNQPYLDDFNKKNGTNIVPVVTVHLEPLGLYSHKVKSADALKSGATIAVPNDSVNEARALKLLDANGIITLKDGVGNEATPSDIAKNPKNLKFKELEAAQTPRSLDDVDAAVINGNYAIEADLNPAKDALVLESAKDNPYGNFLAVKKGNEDDPRVKKLAKLLTSPEVKKFIESKYAGSVIPSF; encoded by the coding sequence GTGCGTAACACCGCCAAGATCACCACCGCGGTCCTCGCCGCCGGAGCCCTCACCTTCGGGCTCACCGCCTGCGGCTCGGACAAGGACTCCGCCTCCTCCGACACCAGCGGTCCGCTGATCGTCGCCGCCAGCCCGGTCCCGCACGCCGAGATCCTCACCTACGTCAAGGACAACCTGGCGAAGACGGAGGGCCTCGACCTGGAGGTCAGGGAGTTCACCGACTACGTGACGCCGAACACGGCGACCGAGGACGGCTCCGTGGGCGCCAACTACTTCCAGAACCAGCCCTACCTCGACGACTTCAACAAGAAGAACGGCACGAACATCGTGCCCGTCGTCACGGTGCACCTGGAGCCGCTCGGCCTGTACTCCCACAAGGTCAAGAGCGCCGACGCCCTGAAGAGTGGTGCGACGATCGCCGTCCCGAACGACAGCGTCAACGAGGCGCGCGCCCTCAAGCTGCTCGACGCCAACGGGATCATCACGCTCAAGGACGGCGTGGGCAACGAGGCGACCCCCTCGGACATCGCCAAGAACCCGAAGAACCTCAAGTTCAAGGAGCTGGAGGCGGCCCAGACCCCGCGCTCCCTGGACGACGTCGACGCCGCGGTGATCAACGGCAACTACGCCATCGAGGCCGACCTCAACCCCGCCAAGGACGCCCTCGTCCTGGAGTCCGCGAAGGACAACCCGTACGGCAACTTCCTCGCCGTCAAGAAGGGCAACGAGGACGACCCGCGCGTGAAGAAGCTCGCCAAGCTCCTGACTTCGCCCGAGGTCAAGAAGTTCATCGAGAGCAAGTACGCCGGCTCCGTCATCCCGTCGTTCTAG
- a CDS encoding GNAT family N-acetyltransferase, with the protein MTSTFPDISISTERLVLRALDEDDVPALAEMMNDEMVAAWTSVPQPFTEEGARTWITEYAPTERTEGRGLDLAVTEFLTQRLVGVIQLGKTNWHVRSTELSYIIAPWARGEGYASEAALATARWLFGDQKFERIELRTAADNTASQQVAQKLGCISEGVLRNACIARTRTEDGTWVDVRTDFIVWSLLPEDLEGVGEQLADSGGFTSYSDWN; encoded by the coding sequence ATGACGAGCACCTTCCCCGACATCTCCATCAGCACGGAGCGGTTGGTCCTGCGTGCGCTCGACGAGGACGACGTACCCGCGCTGGCCGAGATGATGAACGACGAGATGGTGGCGGCCTGGACGTCGGTGCCCCAGCCCTTCACCGAGGAAGGCGCCCGCACCTGGATCACCGAGTACGCGCCCACGGAACGCACGGAGGGCCGCGGACTCGACCTCGCCGTCACCGAGTTCCTCACCCAGCGCCTGGTCGGCGTCATCCAGCTCGGCAAGACGAACTGGCACGTACGGTCCACCGAACTCTCGTACATCATCGCCCCCTGGGCGCGCGGCGAGGGCTACGCCTCCGAGGCGGCGCTCGCCACCGCCCGATGGCTCTTCGGCGACCAGAAGTTCGAGCGCATCGAACTGCGTACGGCCGCCGACAACACCGCCTCGCAGCAGGTCGCCCAGAAGCTGGGCTGTATCAGCGAGGGCGTCCTGCGCAACGCCTGCATAGCCCGCACCCGTACCGAGGACGGAACCTGGGTCGACGTGCGCACCGACTTCATCGTATGGAGCCTGCTCCCGGAGGACCTCGAAGGAGTCGGCGAGCAGCTCGCCGACTCCGGTGGATTCACGTCGTACTCCGACTGGAACTGA